From one Salmo salar chromosome ssa09, Ssal_v3.1, whole genome shotgun sequence genomic stretch:
- the tmem129 gene encoding E3 ubiquitin-protein ligase TM129, whose protein sequence is MDRPEVTFSLAYIVLAFCFVFTPNEFRSAGFTVQNLFSGWLGSEDIGFIQYHVRRTSVTLLVHSTLPLGYYMGMCIAAPEKYLAYVHLISDGWRAFFTLSLALQLFSWVLVIYWSRHKWGNHPISKNLKAHALPQSGWGAVASSVNTEFRRIDKFATGAPGARVLITDTWIMKVTTYYVHIALQQDTHLTVTDSRQHQLSPDSATPVQILTLRVASINPSVKPFDIRLNSTEYAELREKLHAPIRNAANVVIHQTMSDLFLETFKSQVEMNQVYQLTSGQELESCIGCMQVPANTKLLRLCQEEGEGECQQCYCRPMWCLTCMGKWFASRQDQQKPETWLGNRVPCPTCRAKFCILDVCIVP, encoded by the exons ATGGATCGGCCAGAAGTAACGTTTTCTTTAGCCTACATAGTATTAGCGTTTTGCTTTGTATTTACACCAAATGAATTTCGATCAGCTGGTTTCACCGTGCAAAATCTGTTTTCAGGATGGCTCGGAAGTGAAGATATTGGTTTCATTCAATATCATGTGAGGAGAACGAGCGTCACTTTACTAGTTCATTCAACTTTGCCACTTG GTTACTACATGGGAATGTGCATAGCTGCTCCAGAAAAGTATCTGGCCTATGTTCACTTAATAAGTGATGGCTGGAGGGCTTTCTTTACATTGTCACTGGCTCTTCAGCTCTTTAGCTGGGTGCTCGTCATCTACTGGTCTCGGCACAAATGGGGAAATCATCCAATATCAAAGAACCTTAAAGCCCATGCATTGCCCCAGTCCGGCTGGGGGGCAGTTGCCTCCTCTGTCAACACAGAATTTCGCCGCATTGACAAGTTTGCAACGGGTGCTCCTGGTGCAAGGGTTCTCATCACTGACACCTGGATCATGAAGGTCACTACCTATTATGTACATATTGCACTGCAGCAAGACACTCACTTGACAGTCACAGACTCAAGGCAACACCAGCTCTCCCCTGACTCAGCTACTCCTGTTCAGATCCTGACACTCCGGGTCGCTAGCATCAACCCCAGCGTCAAGCCCTTTGACATAAG GCTCAATTCAACAGAATATGCAGAACTGCGAGAGAAGCTGCATGCACCAATCAGGAACGCTGCCAACGTGGTCATTCACCAGACTATGAGTGACCTCTTCTTGGAAACATTCAAATCCCAGGTGGAAATGAACCAAGTCTACCAGCTGACAAGCGGACAG GAGCTGGAGTCCTGCATTGGTTGCATGCAGGTCCCCGCCAACACCAAACTGTTACGGCTATGCCAggaggagggtgaaggagagTGCCAGCAGTGCTACTGTAGACCCATGTGGTGTCTCACCTGTATGGGCAAATGGTTTGCCAGCCGCCAGGACCAGCAGAAACCTGAGACCTGGTTGGGCAACAGAGTGCCTTGCCCCACTTGTAGGGCCAAGTTCTGCATCCTGGATGTCTGCATTGTCCCCTGA